TTAATATATATATTTAATTAATACTCTAATTTGTGTTTTCCTTTTCAGAAAAAATTACATTACAAAACTTGAACTGATAGACGTATTGTTGTGTACCTTATCCATAACTTGAGCAAATAAATCTGCGCAACTTAATACACGAATTTTGTCGCTTAATGGTTTTACCGGAATAGAATCGGTTACAATAAGTTCTTCTAATTTTGAGTTTTCTAATTTCTTGTACGCATCACCAGATAAAATTGGGTGTGTACAAATAGCTCTAACGCTCAATGCGCCACGCTCCATCATTAAATCGGCTGCTTTTGCTAGTGTTCCGGCTGTATCAACCATATCATCTACCAATACAACGTTTTTACCTGTTACGTCACCAATAAGTTCCATGTGTGAAATTACATTGGCTTTTGCGCGTTGTTTATAACAAATTACTACATCACTTTTTAACGCTTTAGAATAGGCATAAGCTCTTTTAGAACCTCCCATATCTGGCGATGCAATGGTTAAATTTGGTAAATTTAAACTGCGTAAGTATGGTAAAAATATAGTAGATGCAAAAAGGTGATCTACTGGTTTTTCGAAAAAACC
The window above is part of the Algibacter sp. L3A6 genome. Proteins encoded here:
- a CDS encoding ribose-phosphate pyrophosphokinase, with translation MPIVVTEAKIFACTQSKVLGEKIAKAYGAKLGKVITSTYSDGEFQPSYEESIRGARIFIIGSTNPGPENLMEMLLMIDAAKRASARHITAVLPYFGWARQDRKDKPRVPIAAKLVAKMLEAAGATRIITMDLHADQIQGFFEKPVDHLFASTIFLPYLRSLNLPNLTIASPDMGGSKRAYAYSKALKSDVVICYKQRAKANVISHMELIGDVTGKNVVLVDDMVDTAGTLAKAADLMMERGALSVRAICTHPILSGDAYKKLENSKLEELIVTDSIPVKPLSDKIRVLSCADLFAQVMDKVHNNTSISSSFVM